CAAATTACCCATAAAAAGGGATTTAAGCTCTTGATTAGTAAGCTCTACATTATCAAACACCCTCCtgtttctctctttccaaatagtCTAAAACAAACACAAAGGAGTAGCTTTACATGCGTTCTTCTGTTTCTTCCTGACAGAACAACCATTCCAACTTAAAAGAGTTGATCTCACTGAAAAACTCAACATCCATGCAATACCAAACAATAAGAAGACCAGCTGCCATAGAATTCTTGCCTTGGGACAGTGGAAGACGATGTGCTCTATAGATTCTTCCTCATCTTTGCACATAAAACACCTATCCACCAAAGTCCAACCTCTCTTCTTTAAATTGCCCATGGTCAAAATACCTTTCCAAACtgcttcccatgcaaagaagCTCACCGTTGTTGGAACACAAGTTGTTGGAAAAGGCTTTGATCGCCCATGCTCTAAACAAGAGTAGTAGGATTTGACTGaaaagttatcactcttagtGCCCACCTAATTGAGATTTGTCAGAATAATATATTGGCAGCTACGCCTCACCTTATTGAGATGTTTTGGAACAATGGATTGGCAACTATccagagaaaaataaagggtaCTCATCAAATGACATGGCCGTCCAATCAAGTGCTTCTGTGATGATAGACTCCCAATACATATGATAAGACCAGGTGAGCTAGACCCGTTGGAACAGTAGTGCCATGCATTTAAACCATTCCTAATATGAATGTATGTAAAATCCACACATGAAAATAGTTGAGAATGAAATGCATTGTCTAAATTATTAAACACTTAGCATAGGTGAAGGAGAAGAAAACTACAATGCATATGAAAGAACAGGAAGCAGAGAAAAGGATAAAACTATACCTTCACCACAGCATTAAGAAAAGCTCCATCTTGAAGATTCCCTGTTTCAACCTGGAATATAAAAGGGGTACGAATCAAAAGGTAGAATTGGAGCCGGTAGCACAAGAGATTCATATCCCATCACAGAGAAGAgccaaaaaaaaccaataaaaatacaCACATGGGGCAAAAAGAAACGCAAACATCAACAGAAGAAAATGCTCCATCATTACTAACTATGactaaattgaagaaaaaagaacataaaattgaaCTCGACCCTATCAACAAGAACTTCACAGAAATGGCGCAATGGAACGCACCTGCTGCTGCTCTTTCAAGTCAAAGGAAACCCCCTTCTTGTCCTTTCTCTGGGACTGGGCTCCAAACGATTTGAACGGCGAGGATTGAGTTCGTCTCTTCTCATCCTCTCCCGATCCACCACCAAACTTCACCCAGAAAACAGCGATTAGCAAAGAGCTATcgacaaaagaaagaaagaaacatagAGAAATTAGGGTTTATCTACCTGTTTGGGAGGCTTATTGGGCGATGACGAAGCTCCCTTGTTGCTGCGGCTGATGGCTTTGGGAGCGGATCTGCAGGAGAAGGTGGAGAGGTGGCGGCGGTGGGAGGAAATGGAAGAATAGCGAGAAGTGTAGGCGGAGGCGAGAGAAGAGAAAGAGCAAGTGGTGGCTGCAACCGCCATTTGAGCAGCTGGGCGGAGGAGGAGGGTGAGGATGGTGGCTGCTCTCGGATATTTCTTATCCGCTTGTCTGCAAGAAAATCAAAAAACTAAAAgactaaataaattattaggtTTGGCGCCCATGgtttaattataattagaagCTGTTCTGACATTCACGTCTTTGAATTAGGTTTTATCCAACGTAGGATTTGAGGAATTTTGAAGACCCAAAATTAGTTCGGAGAGGgggaacaaataaatatttttttaaaacaaaaattgtttctaacttattttctatattttatattttaaaactaaccATATATgtagcattttatttttaattatttttttatatttgtataattattttttcaaacaataaaacaagtgaaaacaattttaaaaatattttttgaaaataatgttttatttttttaataacaaaaaattattttctattttctaacccatcaaatatgttttttgttttaaataatataaaattatttttaaaaatagttatcaaataaaatataattttcacgGTTGAAAAATAATCTCTATCTATTGAAAACTAATAGATATATTcttaatttactatttttatctttatttaaaaaaataagatgctTAAATATGAGATAGTGATTAAAAAGGTGATTATTCCATCTAGgtaaaatggataaaataatagcatgttaaaaaataattacttttttgtaatttataatcaatcatttaattatcaaattttctaaaacattatgaagtttagttttaaaaattattataatccaTCTCTCAATGGAAGTCGCATgtttttttgcttcataatctccttttaaaaaaaaataattactatattATAAAAGGACAGAGACaacatgttttaaatagaattcccatttgttgaatttttttctcctcGTCTTATAGCAAATGTTTTGtagaattcttttttttgttgatagGGGTCAAATTGTCAAACTGCAATTATATTTACGTTTTTCAAATAGTGCAAAAATAGTAGAGAAAATAACCTCGagatttataaattagttttattttcattgggttataaaatattttaaaatagatatgGTTTTTcgtaagataaaaaattatttactgaAATAACCCTTTTACATGTTGATTTATAACCccaattgacaatttttttttttttttttttaacgtaGGAATTGATTTGacatcaataaaataagaaatttaaaattttcaaatataattaaaattaaaaaagcattaacactaaaaataaaaataaaaataaaaaatattaacttttatttaattaaaacactagtagaaaatatagatatataccaaaaaatagttaaaaatatataaagaatcaatatttgatttctttaattttttagtttttaggttttaattgtatttaacattttgaagtatttttttatttaattatatttttattttttattttattgttgatgttaACTAACGagatttttattcaattttattgaaaaaatggtaagaatatgagtagatttatataatatataatacaaaactattattaatcgaaattataaatattttatttattataaataaaaaatttataatatatttattggtaatatacttttatcaaataaaaatgataaaatattattttttaatttttttattttatattatcacgtaaaattatattttagaaaaaaattatttaattatatatttttaaattgatgaatataAAATGCGATTATAAAAGTTGAGACACTCtttttatatttcttcaaattagtGAATTAAACCtacttttcccttttaaatatgtttttataaaaaacaaagatgatttattttattttaaaatttcccaACAAATTTAAGtgtctttttttataaaaaaaaaactttgataAACTAGTatgaatgaatttaaaatttactttgGACTTGAAACACTATTTTTGTACTTAGTagctaaaaaattttatatcacAAATTGGGATatgattttatttcctttctaaTCTATGACAAAATGACAGTAGtgattatgaatttatttgaaaaatgtttttaaaaacaattttgaaaaatagttttatagaATAAACATGTTTTGTACAATAAAACCTAtttaggaatttgaaatgtttttaatttattttcatattttaaaaaatattttatatatgtatcattttatttttactcattatttatattcatataattatttttaaaaataataatttaaaaataagtgaaaataactaataTATGTTATCtatcaaacaatttttatattttttttattttaaataacaatttttttaaaaaaataactattaaacaaaatctatataattgagatgacctttattttagatttttttttacacaacTAGGgatttttctcccttttttttatgcaaaatttcttgaatgttatttttggattcaaacactatatatatttttttaattctttgagaatcttttttcaattaagatttgatttatttgtttgatagcGATGATGAAAGGTTGATGTTGATTTGGGCCCATAACACTCATGATCCAGCCCACAAAGGCCCCAATAATTTAAATCCAATTTCACACATTTTCACAAACTAGTCCTCACACATTTACAATATTACAACGAGGGGCTCGTAACGGATtaaaaaacaagacaaaaagTAGCCGCAGCATGAATGGCGTGGTAAACAACACCACCTCAATAGTACTGCCAAACACGCCACAAAAATGTAACGGCGCCATCTTTTAAACCCTCGAAGCCCTGGTCGGACACGTGGCGTGGGCCAGGTCCACGTGTCGTCAGATGGATAAAATTTTGTCCGGTGTGGGCATTGTGGTCGGGGGCCTGCAAGGCGGTCGCGGACGGCAGGCAGCGCGGGAGAAGTTTCACGGGAACGACAACAGCCGCCGTTTGCAACGCGCGGTGGAGTTAACGGCGTTGGTTGCAGCGACGGAGCCGCCTTTTTCCATGAATGCCCCGGTATGTACCGAAGAGGCGTCGTTTTCGCTGGTGTAATTGTATCCTGTTGTTTTGTCGTTTTCTCTCctcattaattaaaataaaaaatacataaagatggaaaatatgttttttcccATCAATTACAAAAATGccattataatttatttctaaaataataaaaaaataaaagaaattagttTGAAATGAGATGGTAACACAGTAGTACAAGTACAGCCCCAGGAGGGAGATGACCAGTCTAGCATCACAGACGCCCGTGACAGGGCCCCCACCTTCACCATCGTCAGATCAAGTCATCAAATGTAGGACCCACCGCATCACCTTTATTCGATTGGCCGGTCATTGGAAAATAGTCCCCCGAGTACGTACTCACACTCTACGCTTCTCCACCCTctccattaaataaataaaatgttaaaaaaattgaaaaacatgaaaaagatCGAGAGAAAATGGAAGGTGGCGGAGAAGACCAGATGTCTGAGATATAAATCATAGAAGATATCGTTTGGGAGGGAGGAAATTTTGCAAATATCGCCAGAGGGGAGGAAAGAGAAGCTTGGCATTGGGGAAGTTGACTCGTGTCAAAGGGTGGTTGTGTACGGTGTCCAACACTTACCCAACACCCTCTCATTCTTTGCAGCCGCAGCCTCTGCAGCTCTATGTGTGGGTGGTGTGTGTTGTGTGTGACATTGCTTCTTAAACGTTAAAGTTAAAGCACCAGCCCCCAAGCTCCACTTTTTCAGAGGGAGATAAGAGAGGGAAGCACCGCTGGGCGCTGGTGTTGTGAACACAGTCGTGTTGAGAGCTTTTCTGGGTCATCctttattttcgtttttttcttttttctttttggtttttgagaGTGTCGGTAGCGGTGGGGTGGATGCAGAGGCTGTTTTTGTATCTGGGGTTCTCTGTCTGTGGTATTCTGGGTTGGAGCTTTTGTGGGTTTCTCTTCATTTCAGCCGTTGCATTCTCGTCTGGGAGAGACAGGGAGAGATGGGTAGTGGTGGAGATGGTGAGAGGATGAGGGTTGATCTCGAGGGAGATGGGTTGCAGAGTAGAAACATCCAAGGTGACGTCTCGGTTCTTTTCcttataatatttgtttatattttttttttccttattctatatGTTTTCATGTATGGTTCTCTGCATGAACTTATGAAGGGGAACTCAGGAAGACTCGTATTAATGGctgaaatttcatattttgttattttcatttcatttaaaaaaatatttcaatggaAATGTCTTGCATGACCATGTCTctgattttgtttttcactAGCTTGGAggtttttttccctctctttctctctctaaaactaGTTGTCGTGGGATAATCATGGAATATTGAGGGGAAAATGCTTCCTTATATGTGGTCAAAAGTTCCATTATGATCTGTCTTTCTCTAGAATACTAATTGGATTGTTTTATGTACCTTCTATTCTTCAACTTGTGATTTCTCTCAAAATGGCTACGGTTGACATGTCCATGAAATTTCTGATGGCTACATGCTTTAGATTTAAGACTTTTAGTATAAACTGTAAATCCATATTTCTGGTTGGTATTctgtatttcttttaaataatctGTTCATTTGTTTCTTAATCTCTGATCAAACGGGTTCCAAAAATGTGTGTAGCATGATTACTTTCTTATTACTTGCCGGGTTAAGATGTTAATGTTAATATGTTGTGACCttagatgaaaatgatgatCTGTATACTGAACTATGGCTTGGATGTGCTGGGCCTCTTGTCAACATTCTGCGTGCCGGCCAGAAGGTTGTCTACTTCCCTCAAGGCCACATAGAACAGGTTCTGCTCTCCCGTCCATCTACATTTCTGAGGTCAAGTAATTTTTGTGCTTTGGGATTAAAATGATTCCAAGTCTAATAGAGAATTGGGTGTTTCCTTGGGAATGAAACTATACATGGTGTTTTTCTTCTATAGTATTTGAGGGCACATATCCATTAATTTACAATGGGGAGTCACTGGGAGACAAACAAAAGGAATCTTTCCAAAAGTTGGAGCAATTCCCTGAAaaagtgagattttttttttaaaaaaaaaggtttaatgATCTCATACTTTGGGATCCCATTGGTAATTCTAAAAAAAGACTTACTTGCTGCCTGCACAAAATTGATTCATTTCAAATGCTATTTAGATCTAAATGGTTTGGTTTTGTTTCTGATTCCCCCCAGTGTAGTACGTGCCAGGAAGAATATGAatgtttttgtaattttcttatgAGTGGAAAAAATTGCCAGTTTTCTTACTGATGTGAATTCATATATGGCTATTTGAATTTGGTATAGGTTGAGGCCTATACAAACCAGGATGGCCAAATGGAAATGCCAATCTACAATTTACCTTCTAAGATTTTCTGCAAAGTTGTTTACGTTCAGCTAAAGGTACCTCACATCTCTCTGCAGGCATGTTTTTAGATTGGAATTTATAGATGGCAAAACTGTCGAGGCgtgtatgtatatttttttacctatttttGGATGGCTTTCTTGTTTGTCAATATGGTATTTCAGGCTGAAGCTTGTACAGATGAGGTGTTTGCGCAAGTTACTTTGCTTCCAGAGGCAAAGGTTAGCTACTGAGACGTTTATATTCTTACTAATTAACTAGTTTGTGCATGAAAGTCTTCTGAAACtggaaaatgaaattatgtGTATTGCAACTCATTTGATGATGCTATTTcagaatttatataattaaccTCAATTGTATTCCTTATAGTTATCATTTTCTGATTTTGGTGATTGTGAAAGTTTGCATGGCAAACTTGTGCCTTTACAAATTGAAGTTTAGTCCTTTTGTTTCCATTTGATCTTTAAATGCTTCTCTAGTTCATACTGTAAGTTTAATGCTCTTGCCCTTGACAGCAAGAGTGGCGAAGTCCAGATCATGGAAATTCTCAGTTTTTCCCTCGAAGAACTCATTCATACTCCTTTAGCAAGACTCTCACTCCGTCTGATACAAACACACATGGTGGGTTCTCTGTTCCGAAGCGACATGCTGATGAATGTCTTCCACCTCTGGTCAGTATCCTTGCaatgatttctttttaaatagcCCTCTTAAAAATCTCAAGAGACTTTTACCTAGTGGATTCAAGCTTCTCTTATTGCTTTAGCAAACCGTATAGATCCATAGACTTTGGCAGATACGATAATCTTTACTCACAAGTAACATGagttatttgttaaaataaggacaaataaaaataatagggGAGATTCTTTACAATATGTAGGTATTtgcactttcaaaatcttagtATAAAACTCTCTCCCTTGTGGATCCACCTTTATGTCATGTAATCTTATAGTAAATGATCTAGATAAGGAGCCAAATTTACATACTGTGGATGTTATTGCAGGACATGACCCAGCAACCCCCAGTACAGGAACTGATTGCAAAGGACTTGCATGGGACTGAATGGCGCTTTCGCCATATATTTCGAGGTATCTTCAATATACTTCAGTCATTAAAAATTTGGactcaaaaacaaaaaggaaaaagaacatTTTAAGCATTACTACTAGTCTGTCATTGCATCTCATGGATGAAGGGgattttgttttgaatcaaCCTGTTGTGTTTGAGATGACGTTTAACTAAACAAGTTGGTGGAGTAATAGCAAGACAACATCATAACTGCCATGATAAATTAGAAATGCAGTTGTTTTTTGGATCCTTAAAGCACCATTTCTTTAAGTgagtactaaaaaaaaaacattcttatATTGATGACAACAAAGTCAGGAGGACCTACTTCAAGTCTCATTTAGAGCATGTCAGACCAACATTCAGGAGCCCTGCTAGTgtattaataatacacatgtCATTACTTACTGTAGACCATTTCTTACTCTCATGCAATTTTTTTCCCTCGACCTCCTGTCTCTAATTGTTCTGGACCCCATCTTATTTCTTACCTGCATGTTTTCCCCTAATAAATGCAGGTCAGCCAAAGCGGCACTTGCTTACTAGTGGTTGGAGTCAATTTGTGACATCAAAGAAGCTTGTTGCTGGAGATGCCTGCATTTTCCTTAGGTTTTCTCTTCCTCCCTATGTGTTTTTTTGTGTAGTTGTACTGTACCTTTTCTCTTTTATTCAAAGCATTATGTAAACTATGTGTAtgtcatatttgatatttaCAACTAGACTTTGGATTCATAGCAAAAGTTTGTAATAACCAGCTGCCAGTTGTTTATGTAATATATTGATCTTTTGAATGAATGGAAGAGTGAATGATTAactgatgataataataataataataatatttttggtttttagggGAGCAAATGGTGAACTTCGTGTTGGGGTCCGGAGAGCTACAAGATTACAAAACAATGTATCAGCATCAGTACTATCCGGCCACAGCATGCAACATGGCATACTTGCAAGTGCCTTCCATGCCATTTCTACGGGAACCATGTTTACTGTATATTTCCGTCCTTGGTAAGCTATTACCATGTTATAAATAGTAACGATCAAATTGACTCCAGTTAGTCTTTTTGGTACTTATAGCAGTTTCTCCATGCACAACAAGCATTAGAATAGTTCTGATCTAGGAAGTCATTTACATATCTTTTCTGCAGGACTAGTCCTGAATTTATTATTCCTTATGACCAATACATAAAATCTGCTGAAAACAATTACTCAGTTGGAACAAGATTCAGAATGCTGTTTGAAGGTGAAGAATGTTCACAACAAAGGTAAGCCTTCATGGATCTATCTGCTTCATGCATGATTTGTTTCTTCTGTAATTCTTGCATTTGCTGACTGTGCAATGGCATAATGCTGTTGTATGAGTAAATGGTCCAAATTGCAGTGAGTCATGCTATGATCATTGAATGCAAAAAACGAAGGgaaatagaagtaaaaaaaaaaagaggcatTTCTTGTGTCTTGTTTCATAACCGAATTTTATTCATTGTATCAACCAGATGTGCAGGTACTATAGTTGGCATTGAAGATGTTGATGCCATTAGGTGGCCCAATTCAGAATGGAGACGTTTCAAGGTAAATAGCTTTATTTTCTGTAGTTAAATGTTGTTGTTCTTGTCTTGTGTAGTTGATTATCTACTTCTTTATTTTAGGTGCAATGGGATACATCAGATATGACTCCACGTCCTGAAAGGGTGGCTGCATGGAACATCGAGCCAATAGAATTCATTAAGAAGAAGCATACTTCTATTCTACCCCAACTAAAGAGGGCACGCCCAACTGATCCACTGTGTCCTGCTATTCCTATATTGGTTGGGGATGGTCAGTACTCTTTATCTATCTTATACTTTGTGCCACAACTCCTTAAGAAAATAAGTCTT
Above is a genomic segment from Vitis riparia cultivar Riparia Gloire de Montpellier isolate 1030 chromosome 7, EGFV_Vit.rip_1.0, whole genome shotgun sequence containing:
- the LOC117917827 gene encoding auxin response factor 2A-like isoform X2 — translated: MGSGGDGERMRVDLEGDGLQSRNIQDENDDLYTELWLGCAGPLVNILRAGQKVVYFPQGHIEQVEAYTNQDGQMEMPIYNLPSKIFCKVVYVQLKAEACTDEVFAQVTLLPEAKQEWRSPDHGNSQFFPRRTHSYSFSKTLTPSDTNTHGGFSVPKRHADECLPPLDMTQQPPVQELIAKDLHGTEWRFRHIFRGQPKRHLLTSGWSQFVTSKKLVAGDACIFLRGANGELRVGVRRATRLQNNVSASVLSGHSMQHGILASAFHAISTGTMFTVYFRPWTSPEFIIPYDQYIKSAENNYSVGTRFRMLFEGEECSQQRCAGTIVGIEDVDAIRWPNSEWRRFKVQWDTSDMTPRPERVAAWNIEPIEFIKKKHTSILPQLKRARPTDPLCPAIPILVGDGQENDDIGAHKPDTSKLSSLLVVPPPNSDWGPQHFPMHDPFYQCPGKTILFQGENPLSSGIANGCSLTFTYCGACDNVGGSTNLSFANLDSSNCEFQDWRALEPKGNETSFAQQNRIDKYKLFGVNLINSPAELPSPQVASSSELQSPCSIPPTSQSSISESIQASEPSKSVSGDLSDKQCKNCCSVMVRSCTKVLKYGTALGRSIDLARFDGYDELIVELDQMFDFGGSLMDGSCRWHVTYTDDEGDMMLLGDYPWQEFRSMVQRIFVCPKEETERLNSATPS
- the LOC117917827 gene encoding auxin response factor 2A-like isoform X1; translated protein: MGSGGDGERMRVDLEGDGLQSRNIQDENDDLYTELWLGCAGPLVNILRAGQKVVYFPQGHIEQVEAYTNQDGQMEMPIYNLPSKIFCKVVYVQLKAEACTDEVFAQVTLLPEAKQEWRSPDHGNSQFFPRRTHSYSFSKTLTPSDTNTHGGFSVPKRHADECLPPLDMTQQPPVQELIAKDLHGTEWRFRHIFRGQPKRHLLTSGWSQFVTSKKLVAGDACIFLRGANGELRVGVRRATRLQNNVSASVLSGHSMQHGILASAFHAISTGTMFTVYFRPWTSPEFIIPYDQYIKSAENNYSVGTRFRMLFEGEECSQQRCAGTIVGIEDVDAIRWPNSEWRRFKVQWDTSDMTPRPERVAAWNIEPIEFIKKKHTSILPQLKRARPTDPLCPAIPILVGDGVLQGQENDDIGAHKPDTSKLSSLLVVPPPNSDWGPQHFPMHDPFYQCPGKTILFQGENPLSSGIANGCSLTFTYCGACDNVGGSTNLSFANLDSSNCEFQDWRALEPKGNETSFAQQNRIDKYKLFGVNLINSPAELPSPQVASSSELQSPCSIPPTSQSSISESIQASEPSKSVSGDLSDKQCKNCCSVMVRSCTKVLKYGTALGRSIDLARFDGYDELIVELDQMFDFGGSLMDGSCRWHVTYTDDEGDMMLLGDYPWQEFRSMVQRIFVCPKEETERLNSATPS
- the LOC117917827 gene encoding auxin response factor 2A-like isoform X3 encodes the protein MAWMCWASCQHSACRPEGCLLPSRPHRTGSALPSIYISEVEAYTNQDGQMEMPIYNLPSKIFCKVVYVQLKAEACTDEVFAQVTLLPEAKQEWRSPDHGNSQFFPRRTHSYSFSKTLTPSDTNTHGGFSVPKRHADECLPPLDMTQQPPVQELIAKDLHGTEWRFRHIFRGQPKRHLLTSGWSQFVTSKKLVAGDACIFLRGANGELRVGVRRATRLQNNVSASVLSGHSMQHGILASAFHAISTGTMFTVYFRPWTSPEFIIPYDQYIKSAENNYSVGTRFRMLFEGEECSQQRCAGTIVGIEDVDAIRWPNSEWRRFKVQWDTSDMTPRPERVAAWNIEPIEFIKKKHTSILPQLKRARPTDPLCPAIPILVGDGVLQGQENDDIGAHKPDTSKLSSLLVVPPPNSDWGPQHFPMHDPFYQCPGKTILFQGENPLSSGIANGCSLTFTYCGACDNVGGSTNLSFANLDSSNCEFQDWRALEPKGNETSFAQQNRIDKYKLFGVNLINSPAELPSPQVASSSELQSPCSIPPTSQSSISESIQASEPSKSVSGDLSDKQCKNCCSVMVRSCTKVLKYGTALGRSIDLARFDGYDELIVELDQMFDFGGSLMDGSCRWHVTYTDDEGDMMLLGDYPWQEFRSMVQRIFVCPKEETERLNSATPS